From a single Streptomyces misionensis genomic region:
- a CDS encoding CDP-glycerol glycerophosphotransferase family protein yields MISTAIRVARVGSAAELAAAALMILGYPALMLAALVPSIPAFAAAAVVTYLADHYLHRKGSYLINRLSKVRAGLSIRFLIRQLLLILLLARLSHADDLIFYGAVACFIAFYGLQAPHGALVTLIRNRRKMPVATRNVDLKSRIRIPDAPPQFLLHRSAEKMLHLDLFAVVGILVSVDLDASAAGFAGMCLTIGLGLLYVLVLTPYVRGRKVPPKAEVVLAAVDDWLAGYKPETVLYFSGSKDSAYQVNMWLETMEQLESRPLILLRERVILNNLAPTTVPVICVPGGVHLMNMDLSTVRVALYAANVGKNIHLLRVPTMKHVFIGHGDSDKLASVNPFSKVYDEVWTAGRAGRDRYAIADVGVRDDDIVEVGRPQLAPIQGWRGVPEGRIPTVLYAPTWEGWDGNPGNTSIVLAGENIVKKLVAADPPVRVLYKPHPFTGTVSKRAGAAHQRITALVEKAAAQRAGDSRFTADAKAMAQAKAELARIEARLAELAGPAGERGDEAEATREGVVDVARHQEVARLRAEWNDAYWRSFPSYEHRVITGAEPRLYDCFNVSDAMVSDISSVVSDFIASGKPYAVTDSGELGAEEFKRQNTAVRAATILTNSAAELGELLAAVRDPAGDPLAADRVELKRYLLGPDEPASIVQFNTAVTDLAVRAEARNVGQQARLSGEDGGLAGAVPGPRTAAAGDTDGVNAG; encoded by the coding sequence GTGATATCCACCGCTATTCGCGTCGCCCGGGTGGGCAGCGCGGCCGAGCTGGCCGCGGCGGCGCTCATGATCCTGGGCTACCCGGCGCTCATGCTGGCCGCGCTCGTCCCGAGCATTCCCGCCTTCGCGGCCGCGGCCGTCGTGACGTACCTGGCGGACCACTATCTGCACCGCAAGGGCAGCTATCTGATCAACCGCCTCAGCAAGGTCCGCGCCGGTCTGTCGATCCGCTTCCTGATCCGGCAGCTGCTGCTGATCCTCCTGCTGGCCCGGCTGTCGCACGCCGACGACCTGATCTTCTACGGCGCGGTCGCCTGCTTCATCGCCTTCTACGGGCTCCAGGCCCCGCACGGAGCGCTGGTCACCCTCATCCGCAACCGCCGCAAGATGCCGGTCGCGACCCGCAACGTGGACCTGAAGTCCCGCATCCGCATCCCGGACGCCCCGCCGCAGTTCCTGCTGCACCGCAGCGCGGAGAAGATGCTGCACCTCGACCTGTTCGCGGTCGTCGGCATCCTCGTCTCCGTCGACCTGGACGCCTCCGCCGCGGGCTTCGCCGGCATGTGCCTGACCATCGGCCTGGGCCTGCTCTACGTCCTGGTGCTCACGCCGTACGTGCGCGGTCGCAAGGTCCCGCCGAAGGCCGAGGTCGTCCTCGCCGCCGTCGACGACTGGCTGGCCGGCTACAAGCCGGAGACGGTGCTGTACTTCTCCGGCTCCAAGGACTCCGCCTACCAGGTCAACATGTGGCTGGAGACGATGGAGCAGCTGGAGTCCCGGCCGCTGATCCTGCTGCGCGAGCGGGTCATCCTGAACAACCTGGCGCCCACCACGGTCCCGGTCATCTGCGTGCCCGGAGGGGTGCACCTGATGAACATGGACCTGTCGACCGTGCGCGTGGCCCTGTACGCGGCCAACGTCGGCAAGAACATCCACCTGCTGCGCGTGCCCACCATGAAGCACGTCTTCATCGGCCACGGCGACAGCGACAAGCTCGCCAGCGTCAACCCGTTCAGCAAGGTCTACGACGAGGTGTGGACCGCGGGCCGGGCGGGCCGCGACCGCTACGCCATCGCCGACGTCGGTGTCCGCGACGACGACATCGTGGAGGTGGGCCGCCCGCAGCTCGCGCCCATCCAGGGCTGGCGGGGCGTGCCCGAGGGCCGCATCCCGACCGTGCTGTACGCGCCCACCTGGGAGGGCTGGGACGGCAACCCGGGCAACACCTCGATCGTGCTGGCCGGCGAGAACATCGTGAAGAAGCTGGTCGCGGCCGACCCGCCGGTCCGCGTCCTGTACAAGCCGCACCCGTTCACCGGCACGGTCTCCAAGCGGGCCGGCGCCGCCCACCAGCGGATCACCGCCCTGGTGGAGAAGGCCGCCGCCCAGCGGGCCGGCGACTCCCGGTTCACCGCCGACGCCAAGGCGATGGCGCAGGCCAAGGCCGAGCTGGCCCGCATCGAGGCCCGGCTCGCCGAGCTGGCCGGCCCGGCCGGCGAGCGCGGCGACGAGGCCGAGGCCACCCGGGAGGGTGTCGTGGACGTGGCCAGGCACCAGGAGGTCGCCCGGCTGCGCGCCGAGTGGAACGACGCCTACTGGCGCTCCTTCCCGTCGTACGAGCACCGGGTGATCACCGGCGCCGAGCCGCGCCTGTACGACTGCTTCAACGTCTCCGACGCGATGGTCTCCGACATCTCCTCGGTGGTCTCCGACTTCATCGCGAGCGGCAAGCCGTACGCGGTCACCGACTCGGGCGAGCTGGGCGCCGAGGAGTTCAAGCGGCAGAACACCGCGGTGCGCGCCGCGACCATCCTGACCAACAGCGCGGCCGAGCTGGGCGAGCTGCTGGCCGCCGTGCGCGACCCGGCGGGCGACCCGCTGGCCGCGGACCGGGTGGAGCTGAAGCGCTATCTGCTGGGTCCGGACGAGCCCGCGTCCATCGTCCAGTTCAACACCGCGGTGACCGATCTCGCGGTCAGGGCGGAGGCCCGCAACGTCGGCCAGCAGGCGCGGCTGAGCGGCGAGGACGGCGGACTGGCCGGGGCGGTGCCCGGACCGCGCACCGCGGCCGCCGGTGACACCGACGGCGTGAACGCGGGCTGA
- a CDS encoding bifunctional cytidylyltransferase/SDR family oxidoreductase, with the protein MSQHIAKPRTTAVILAGGTGQRVGLSIPKQLLKIAGKAVIEHTLTTFEKADSIDDVIVLMAPGYVPDIEKIVTKAGFTKVKKVIEGGSTRNETTERAIAALGEGLAEGEDLNVLFHDAVRPLLSRRVIDDCVAALERYQAVDVAIPSADTIIVTRTHGEDGEFITEIPDRSRLRRGQTPQAFKLSTIRRAYEVASGDPNFQATDDCSVVLKYLPDVPIHVVAGDEYNMKVTQPVDVFIADKLFQLASTAAPEQKGEDVYRELLTGKTVVIFGGSYGIGKDIAELAESYGARVYALGRSTTGTHVENPEEVDDALSKAYAETGRIDYVVNTAGVLRIGKLAETDNATIEEALKVNYLAPVQIARSSYKYLAETQGQLLLYTSSSYTRGRAEYSLYSSTKAAMVNLTQALSDEWAGDGIRVNCVNPERTATPMRTKAFGQEPAGTLLSSEAVARTSLDVLLSELTGHVIDVRQQDPTAGAATASGFEQALASVLDRQDGM; encoded by the coding sequence GTGTCACAGCACATAGCCAAGCCCCGTACCACCGCAGTGATCCTGGCCGGGGGTACCGGTCAGCGGGTGGGTCTGTCGATCCCCAAGCAGCTGCTGAAGATCGCCGGCAAGGCAGTCATCGAGCACACGCTGACCACCTTCGAGAAGGCGGATTCGATCGACGACGTCATCGTGCTGATGGCGCCGGGATATGTGCCGGACATCGAGAAGATCGTGACCAAGGCCGGATTCACGAAGGTGAAGAAGGTCATCGAGGGCGGCTCCACGCGGAACGAGACCACCGAGCGCGCCATCGCGGCCCTCGGCGAGGGCCTGGCCGAGGGCGAGGACCTCAACGTCCTCTTCCACGACGCCGTGCGCCCCCTGCTCTCGCGGCGCGTCATCGACGACTGCGTGGCGGCGCTGGAGCGCTACCAGGCCGTGGACGTCGCGATCCCGTCCGCGGACACCATCATCGTCACGCGCACCCACGGCGAGGACGGCGAGTTCATCACCGAGATCCCGGACCGCTCCCGGCTGCGCCGCGGCCAGACCCCGCAGGCCTTCAAGCTGTCCACCATCCGGCGCGCCTACGAGGTCGCCTCCGGTGACCCCAACTTCCAGGCCACGGACGACTGTTCGGTGGTCCTCAAGTACCTGCCGGACGTGCCGATCCATGTGGTCGCGGGCGACGAGTACAACATGAAGGTGACGCAGCCGGTCGACGTCTTCATCGCCGACAAGCTGTTCCAGCTCGCCTCCACCGCCGCGCCCGAGCAGAAGGGCGAGGACGTCTACCGCGAGCTGCTCACCGGCAAGACGGTGGTCATCTTCGGCGGCTCGTACGGCATCGGCAAGGACATCGCCGAGCTCGCGGAGTCCTACGGCGCGCGGGTCTACGCGCTGGGCCGCTCCACCACCGGCACCCACGTGGAGAACCCGGAGGAGGTCGACGACGCGCTGTCCAAGGCGTACGCGGAGACCGGCCGGATCGACTACGTCGTCAACACCGCGGGCGTGCTGCGCATAGGCAAGCTCGCCGAGACCGACAACGCCACCATCGAGGAGGCGCTGAAGGTCAACTACCTGGCGCCGGTGCAGATCGCGCGCTCCTCCTACAAGTACCTGGCCGAGACCCAGGGCCAGCTGCTGCTCTACACCTCCAGCAGCTACACCCGGGGTCGTGCCGAGTACAGCCTCTACTCCTCCACCAAGGCCGCCATGGTGAACCTCACCCAGGCGCTGTCCGACGAGTGGGCGGGCGACGGCATCCGCGTGAACTGCGTCAACCCGGAGCGCACGGCCACCCCGATGCGCACCAAGGCCTTCGGCCAGGAGCCGGCCGGCACCCTGCTGTCCTCCGAGGCGGTGGCCCGTACCTCCCTGGACGTGCTGCTGTCGGAGCTGACCGGTCACGTCATCGACGTCCGCCAGCAGGACCCGACCGCCGGTGCCGCCACGGCCTCCGGTTTCGAGCAGGCCCTGGCCTCCGTGTTGGACCGTCAGGACGGCATGTAA